In Cryptomeria japonica chromosome 5, Sugi_1.0, whole genome shotgun sequence, the genomic window CTATTTCATTGTGTAGTCCTCCTCACATATCACGATTATATAAATGTGAATATATGATGAATGTTTATAACTGTAATAACACATAAAAAGAACATTAAAAATGTAAGATAaaatatgttattttatttatacaatttattatataaaaaataattgtttgCCCTAGAGCTActgatttttatatttaattttctaaaagacacaaattatatttataataatttttatttctctCTTAAATCACTTTATTATAACAAAAAactaatatattaaattaaaataacatCTCAAAATCTTATTTTATAAAATATGTTTTTAcgataattaaaatatataaagtttgatacttaaaaataaataaaaagcacaACCCTAATTTCTTTCTTTGGGATGAAAGTGATTTTTTCTTTATGAAATAACACTAATTTAAATGAATGaaaaaacccaaaaataaaataattatagctTACCATACTACTTGTTTTGGCATGATGATCTTCCATGCATATTTGACATCTGAATCAACGCTGTGGAAGGGTCCTCTGATGTAGTCATCGGAGTAGGAGATGGACAAGTGTGAAAATCTAGGCAAGAATTCTCAGCTGAGGTATGCCCATCGTAATGATTGATTGTTGTCTGCCTTGAAACGCCCCCGTTCTCAACAAAAGTCTCACCCCTATATATCCCTGGTTGTCTTATCCCATCTCTTATCCAGCCAAGCTCCTCCACTACCTCTCTCATCGATGGCCTTGCAGTTCCTTCCATTTGCAAGCAATCTTTTGCTAATTCTGCCATTTTATTCATCTGCTCTACAGTTCTGTCACTCAATTCTACTTTGGGATCTAGGATCTCATTCAAACGATTTTCATTATATGCAGATAGGAAATAGCTGGATAAATAATGTGTTGTGTTATCTCGAAACTTCACCGCAGGTTCACCAGTGAGAAGCTGCACCAAAACTACACCAAAGCTATAAACATCGCTTTTGTTTGTAAACCGGTGGGTTGCCTTGAATTGGGGATCCAGATATCCGAGACTGCCAGAGAGGTAATCAGAAGTGAGGTACGCCTTATTGAGAGGTAGCAAACGAGAAATACCAAAGTCTGCCACTTTTGGAGTGAAATTATCGTCTAGGAgaatgttagaggattttatgtcACGATGGAAAATTGGCTGAGGGGCATAATGATGCATGTATTCTACAGCCTCTGCAGATTCGATGGCGATTTGCAGCCGTCTTTGCCACGAGCGACTTTCTGGAGACTGTATATGTTCCTCGAGTGTCCCATTCGACACAAATTCGTATACAAGCGACAGAAGTTGATTTTTTGATTCCATGCAGCAACCAAGCAATTTCACTATATTCCTGTGACTCATAAGAGAGAGAATTATAACTTCGTTGAACAACACCTCGGCAGCCAATACAGGCTTCTTAATCGCCACTTGCCTGCCGTCACGAAGTTTTCCTTTGTAAACCGTTCCGAAGCTGCCTTCTCCCAATTTATTTGAATAAGACTCGGAAGCTCTCTTCAGCTCTTTTTCGGAAAATATTTCCAAGCATTTTCCTCCCTGGGAAACGATCTCTTCATGCAATTCTGCCATTAACTTCTGTCGCAAACGACGCCTCCTGAGGCACCAAAATAATCCACAAGCTCCCAAAGAGACTCCAGCAAATGAAGAAACAGAGCCTGCTCTTTAACAGAAATCAGAAATTTTCATTGATCATGCTTATTCAAACGTTTATAAAGAGACTGTAAATGATATATATGTTCAGCTTGAATATCAGGCGTGTAAATAGAATATGAAGAAATCACCTATAATTGCTGGGATGATGGAGTTATAATTTGAGTTTGTGGAGGCACAGCGTGTACCGTTCTGATATCCATCTCCAATATAACCCTTGGCACATGAACAATTGTAAGCGCCTGCCAAATTATGGCATATTCCTCCTTTCAACGGTTCGACGCACTCATTCAATTTGAGACTAATGCACTCGTCCACGTCTGGTCATTCATCATCATTATTAGGCGATTCGGATCTTTAGACTTAACATAAATGTTCATTGCTAATTAAATTAGGTTAATTTgcagaaaaatatttttaaattaaaagtttgctaaaacaaaggaaaaattaTACTTGACAATATTTACTGGTTTGCATTTTAAGAAAAAGTATTGAAGAAAAAAACTgttaataacaacaaaaatagaaaacAGAGCAACAGAACAGAGCAGGAGAAATGTAACAGATAAAAGAGAAAAAAGCATGATATTTTATTGATCAAATAATGTTTATTTATACAGCATTGAGGACAAATGACTTCCCTACAAATTTGCTAAAGAAACTTACAACCAACTGTGAACATAGACAGAGAACTATCGATGGTGGACTGGTAACTAAAGAGTTTGAAAACAAAGGTAATTAAAGAATTTGAAAACAAATTGAATACTGCTGCCAGCAACTGGAAGATGAAAGACGTGTGCAATCATGGACCTAATTAACAGAATTGTAGAGGACAGATATACCTGTGCAGCCTGTGCCATTAGAGTAGCCATTTCCTTCATATCCAGGTAGACACTTGCATACGTGACCCATCCATGAAGGAGATTTCATGCATTCTGCGTTGGAGGAGCAAGAACAATCGGCAGTTGATTTAGCCATTGAGCAATTCTGAAGGCCGATACCCCAGTTAAGGCGGAgaccgtaagaagccttgaagccTTCTCCCCAAAACAAGTTTGTTTCATTGTCGACTTGGGTGAAGGTGGAGGGCTCCAATACAGTGGAGAAACCACACTTTCTATCAAAAGCGTTGGTAGAATGATTGCGCAAACCAAACACGCCTCCACCCGTGAAATTTAACCACTTCCAATTATCTGGAATGTTAACTTCGCAGCAGCCGCCGTAGCGGCAGTAGGGCGGATCGCTCTGAGATACACATACCGATACACATGTCACGTCGCCCCATGTATCATATGTGTAAGCACCGAATGTATGGCAGCCAATAACCACTAATCTATTCAACATAGAAATAGTGAACGGCCCCTTTGGAGGTAGCTGTAATGTTCTTACACTACTTTCCTTTTCCTCACATGACCAGGCTTTGAGAGATGAAGAATTTATTATGAGGTAACCGGTGTAATTGATCTCCATAATCTTGTAATCAGTACTCTCTAAACCATTATTATTGGTATCTAGTAAGACAGGAAGAAATGGAGCGAGAATCCCAGTAGATTTCTCCTTCTTGCATTTGATCTGAAAACCAGGGTACCCACAGTCAGAATTATGAACCCAAAACGGATAACTCAAACTCATCAAGCCACACGTTTCAGGATCACATTTTGCTGCGATAAAGCCCACCAAACACACATAAATTGAAAATCGAAAAACATCTCCAATGTCCATTTTCTTTTGCATACTCTCTGAGCCAAGGGATTCAAGACCAAGAGCACATGTCAAAACCCCACTATATATGCCTCCGGCTCCAAAACAGTTTAGTCAATGGCATCGGATTCTTCCCAGTTTAGTCAATGGCAATTCAGCAAGCTTTTGACAAAAATTGGAAAATCAGTTTAACTTTTGACAAAAATTGGAAAATTGGTATACTCCAAAATGTACAGGCAGAAGTCCAAAAAGAAGTCTCCAGGAAAGATTCCTCACTTTACAGCATATAGCTCGGATAGCCTTCACAACAGTTTTCGAGACGAAACTTGAGCAACTTTAGGGAATTCCTTTTGTGCAAAATGGAATTGACATTTGACAAAAATTGGAAAATTGATGTACTCCAAAATTTAAAAGGAGTCGTCAAAAGTTCGACATGTCCAGGAAAGAGGATAAGGATTCCTCTCTTTTTCTTATATATTTAATTGCTTATACTCCAAAATTTAAAAGGAGTTGTCCAAAAGTTCGACATGTCCAGGAAAGAGGATAAGGATTCCTGATCTCTTTTTCTTATATATTTAATTGCTTATTCTCTGAGTCAAGTGACTTGAAGACCTAAGAAAAGATGTCTCTGATTGAAGACTGCCAACAAATTTGCACAACTTTATAGGGATGGGTGCAAACATACTACGTGCCCTGGGAAGATTCCTCACTTTTCTTTCTCAAAAAGAAATTTTACGGAAAAAATTAACCTGATTTGACTAaagaaaccattaaagtcttattTATATGGAAATTGCATCTAAGTGCACACTGCCGAGAAAAGTCaggctttttaaattttttttcacaaAATAGAGTAAAAAtagattttataataaaatttaaaagcaTAATAAAAGCAGAATAGGAGAGGGCTAGTAATTGTGAGAGGTTCAATTATTAGTTCCTGCCTTAGCTAGGAATTATAGCGGAAGTTTCAAACATTAACTTCCGATTAACTCCATTGCAAACAATCAATCAAAAATCtatctttttcaaatatttttgaattCTCTAATGTTCACCCCTTGAACCTACATGTTGTTTAGGCCAACTATTACTACCAAATTTTTTGGCGCGTGCCGATTGGAGTTGCTAACGGTTCACTCAGTGCCACATATTACAACCAAATTTTCTGGCGCGTGCTGATTGGAGTTGCTAAGAGTCTGCTCGGTTCTCAACGAGAGAGAACACGCATCTTCAGAGGCATTTAAAAGGGCTGCCAATACAGGATTTTCGACAAATATGTTGACAACTGAATAATGGTGGTTTCCAGCACAAGATGGCAATTTATTCAACAAACCACATGCTTAGACTATGCTAGACATGGAAAATGTTGAGGATGTCTTAGGTTAGATTTGAAGTCCCCTTTGTTTTTACATTATTACTCTCTGGGTATTTCTTGATCATGGTATTGCTAATACATCACAACCATTTGACTTGTAGATCTAGTTTGATCTCTGCTTTACTTTTACAGTGAGATAGGGAATTGTGGACCATTGCTTGGATCGACTGAGGAAAACTGGAAAATAATTGCACAGGTTTACAGGGCCTTTTGGATTTAAGTCCTGTTGGAGGAGGAACTAGATCTAGGTTGGGTTCATTGCTTCTTGAATGACTTTTTGTTGACTATGGAAAAAACTCAAAGCTTGGATTTATTATTTATCCATCTCCTCAGGTAAGCTATGATCAATGCTTCAAAAGTTTGCAGCTGGAGACATAAGAGTAAGATTTTaagatttcattttatttgttttgttgcACTTTAAAGTTTAGTGGGTCCATAGTTTCGTTTCGTATCATGATGTGGCTTATCCTAATATGATTTCCATTGCTTTCTTTTTCGAAAACTCATATCTTAACCTTaacatgaaattaactaatctaAATCTGTTTTGAGGGAGTCCTAGTATTACTCTATTGTATTGGGTCAACATTAGTTGTCAGCAGCCCCCTTGGTTT contains:
- the LOC131067997 gene encoding wall-associated receptor kinase 2; amino-acid sequence: MQKKMDIGDVFRFSIYVCLVGFIAAKCDPETCGLMSLSYPFWVHNSDCGYPGFQIKCKKEKSTGILAPFLPVLLDTNNNGLESTDYKIMEINYTGYLIINSSSLKAWSCEEKESSVRTLQLPPKGPFTISMLNRLVVIGCHTFGAYTYDTWGDVTCVSVCVSQSDPPYCRYGGCCEVNIPDNWKWLNFTGGGVFGLRNHSTNAFDRKCGFSTVLEPSTFTQVDNETNLFWGEGFKASYGLRLNWGIGLQNCSMAKSTADCSCSSNAECMKSPSWMGHVCKCLPGYEGNGYSNGTGCTDVDECISLKLNECVEPLKGGICHNLAGAYNCSCAKGYIGDGYQNGTRCASTNSNYNSIIPAIIGSVSSFAGVSLGACGLFWCLRRRRLRQKLMAELHEEIVSQGGKCLEIFSEKELKRASESYSNKLGEGSFGTVYKGKLRDGRQVAIKKPVLAAEVLFNEVIILSLMSHRNIVKLLGCCMESKNQLLSLVYEFVSNGTLEEHIQSPESRSWQRRLQIAIESAEAVEYMHHYAPQPIFHRDIKSSNILLDDNFTPKVADFGISRLLPLNKAYLTSDYLSGSLGYLDPQFKATHRFTNKSDVYSFGVVLVQLLTGEPAVKFRDNTTHYLSSYFLSAYNENRLNEILDPKVELSDRTVEQMNKMAELAKDCLQMEGTARPSMREVVEELGWIRDGIRQPGIYRGETFVENGGVSRQTTINHYDGHTSAENSCLDFHTCPSPTPMTTSEDPSTALIQMSNMHGRSSCQNK